A DNA window from Candidatus Binatus sp. contains the following coding sequences:
- a CDS encoding helix-turn-helix domain-containing protein — protein sequence MQKRRWWNQAMPYDPDSEKIVYLTREKLVKLLAEEETEALLKKYGGTRVRVPREGTPPFDEMADLIGEISTRALSSAHTRPPQTRTGIVALAARGLTRSAIAHKLGLTERHVRRVISEAKRGA from the coding sequence GTGCAGAAGCGGAGGTGGTGGAATCAGGCGATGCCATACGATCCTGATAGTGAAAAGATCGTCTATCTCACGCGCGAGAAGCTCGTGAAGCTGCTGGCTGAAGAAGAGACGGAAGCTCTGCTCAAGAAGTATGGAGGAACGCGCGTCCGCGTCCCGCGCGAGGGAACGCCTCCGTTCGACGAGATGGCCGATTTGATTGGCGAGATTTCAACGCGGGCACTTTCTTCGGCACACACCCGCCCGCCGCAAACGCGCACTGGGATCGTCGCGCTCGCAGCTCGGGGTCTCACGCGCAGCGCGATCGCGCATAAGCTCGGATTGACTGAGCGTCACGTGCGGCGCGTTATTTCGGAAGCGAAACGAGGGGCTTGA